The Bubalus bubalis isolate 160015118507 breed Murrah chromosome 18, NDDB_SH_1, whole genome shotgun sequence genome contains a region encoding:
- the LOC102393715 gene encoding ADP-ribosylation factor-like protein 2-binding protein: protein MDALEEESFALSFSSASDAEFDAVVGYLEDIIMDDEFQLLQRNFMDKYYQEFEDTEENKLTYTPIFNEYISLVEKYIEEQLLERIPGFNMAAFTTTLQHHKDEVAGDIFDMLLTFTDFLAFKEMFLDYRAEKEGRGLDLSSGLVVTSLCKSSSVPASQNNLRP, encoded by the exons ATGGACGCCCTAGAGGAAGAGAGCTTCGCGCTGTCCTT CTCTTCCGCCTCTGATGCAGAATTTGATGCTGTGGTTGGATATTTAGAGGACATTATCATGG ATGATGAGTTCCAGTTATTACAGAGGAATTTCATGGACAAGTACTATCAGGAGTTTGAAGACACGGAAGAGAATAAGCTCACGTACACAcctatttttaatgaatat ATTTCTTTGGTAGAAAAGTATATAGAAGAACAGCTGTTGGAGCGGATTCCTGGATTTAACATGGCGGCTTTCACTACAACTTTACA GCACCATAAAGATGAAGTGGCCGGTGACATTTTTGACATGCTGCTCACATTTACGGATTTCCTggcttttaaagaaatgtttctggACTACCGAGCA GAAAAAGAAGGCCGGGGACTGGACTTGAGCAGTGGTTTAGTGGTGACTTCACTCTGCAAATCCTCTTCTGTGCCAGCCTCCCAGAACAATCTGCGGCCCTAG